The following are encoded together in the Pleurocapsa sp. FMAR1 genome:
- a CDS encoding thermonuclease family protein has protein sequence MFDDKCLMFKVMTVCCCSILLFGCNFQPNQTNLISAKVMRVVSGQTIEVMLAGTSEVAQVRIVGIDAPDFRQSPWGKTAQQKLSKLVTGLPIKLEMETSQQDSFNRLNAHVWQAKTLVSQELVKDGSVLANTRYNHSYSKLLIDAQEYARLMGYGIWNPKQAMRYTPNQFRSNLKQ, from the coding sequence ATGTTTGATGATAAGTGTTTGATGTTTAAAGTAATGACTGTTTGCTGTTGTTCAATATTATTGTTTGGCTGTAATTTTCAACCTAACCAGACTAATTTAATCTCTGCAAAAGTAATGCGGGTAGTTAGTGGTCAAACTATTGAAGTTATGTTAGCAGGAACTTCAGAAGTCGCTCAGGTAAGAATTGTAGGTATTGATGCCCCCGATTTTCGTCAGTCTCCTTGGGGAAAAACGGCACAGCAGAAATTATCTAAGCTAGTAACAGGATTGCCAATTAAATTAGAGATGGAAACCTCACAGCAAGACAGCTTCAATCGTCTCAATGCTCATGTGTGGCAAGCCAAAACTTTAGTTAGTCAAGAGCTAGTTAAAGACGGTAGTGTATTGGCAAACACCAGATATAACCATTCATATAGTAAGCTGCTTATAGACGCTCAAGAATATGCTCGCTTAATGGGTTACGGAATCTGGAATCCGAAGCAGGCTATGCGCTACACTCCTAATCAATTTCGCTCAAATCTTAAACAATGA
- a CDS encoding D-alanine--D-alanine ligase family protein produces MVKQIGLLFGGCSGEHEVSIASARAIASALKAGDNQAKYDILPVYIDKDGTWQPSNLAQQVLESGEPLLLTEAETNVAKSEDKLTSTGFSSLTPAGQNTSYSEIDVWFPILHGPNGEDGTVQGLLSLMKVPFVGSGVLGSALGMDKIAMKMAFTQAELPQVKYVAVNRAQIYSNPCSDARSLAPDGDAGSHRFPKLCDDIEAKLDYPCFVKPANLGSSVGIAKVRSRGELEKALDNAASYDRRIVVEAGVTAREVECAVLGNDNPKVSVVGEITFESDFYDYETKYTEGAAQLHIPANLPDAVASQIQEMAIKAFLAVDAAGLARVDFFYVEETGEVFINEINTIPGFTATSMYPRLWAHSGVTFPQLVDNLINLAVERYKESNIN; encoded by the coding sequence ATGGTAAAACAAATTGGTTTATTGTTTGGCGGTTGCTCTGGAGAACATGAAGTTTCTATCGCTTCAGCCAGAGCGATCGCTTCAGCTTTAAAAGCAGGGGATAATCAAGCTAAATACGATATCCTACCTGTATATATCGATAAAGACGGTACATGGCAACCTAGTAACCTCGCTCAACAGGTATTAGAGTCAGGAGAGCCTTTGCTCTTAACAGAAGCAGAAACTAACGTTGCTAAGAGCGAAGATAAGCTAACCTCTACAGGGTTTTCTTCTCTAACCCCCGCAGGACAAAATACTAGTTATTCAGAGATAGATGTCTGGTTTCCCATTCTTCATGGCCCTAATGGCGAAGATGGTACGGTGCAGGGTTTACTAAGCCTGATGAAGGTTCCCTTTGTTGGTTCGGGGGTATTAGGTTCGGCTTTGGGCATGGATAAGATTGCCATGAAAATGGCGTTCACTCAAGCAGAATTGCCCCAGGTAAAATACGTGGCGGTCAACAGAGCGCAAATATATTCTAATCCCTGTTCCGATGCGCGTTCCCTTGCGCCTGACGGCGACGCGGGGTCGCATCGTTTCCCCAAACTCTGCGACGATATTGAAGCAAAGCTGGATTATCCTTGTTTTGTCAAACCTGCTAATCTGGGTTCATCGGTGGGAATTGCCAAAGTGCGATCGCGTGGGGAACTAGAAAAAGCTTTAGATAATGCTGCTAGCTACGATCGTCGTATTGTCGTCGAAGCAGGAGTAACCGCCAGAGAAGTCGAATGTGCTGTATTAGGTAACGATAATCCTAAAGTTTCGGTAGTGGGAGAAATTACCTTTGAAAGTGACTTTTACGATTATGAAACTAAATACACCGAAGGTGCGGCACAGCTACATATTCCTGCCAATCTTCCTGATGCTGTAGCTTCTCAAATACAAGAAATGGCAATCAAGGCATTTTTAGCCGTAGATGCAGCAGGATTAGCTAGAGTTGATTTTTTCTACGTAGAAGAAACGGGAGAAGTTTTTATCAATGAAATCAACACAATCCCCGGCTTTACTGCTACCAGTATGTATCCCCGACTTTGGGCGCACAGTGGAGTTACTTTTCCCCAACTAGTTGATAACTTAATCAATCTAGCAGTAGAACGTTACAAAGAATCAAACATAAATTAG
- a CDS encoding DUF937 domain-containing protein, with protein sequence MSIFNQILSAIDDPQKEASTNQLGSILDTVKQLSGNNQASPDAVESAMSIVGNHTKSALREKRNHGGASQVNQIINQFGGTRANSQVLSTLFNSSQLEGMIQQITSRTGLNAGTIQSMLPILVPLVLNLLKTGNSKSNMQGNNSIASAFLDSDGDGDVDMRDAMRMASRYLGR encoded by the coding sequence ATGAGCATTTTTAATCAAATTTTAAGCGCGATCGACGATCCCCAAAAAGAAGCCAGCACTAATCAGCTTGGCTCAATACTAGATACGGTAAAGCAACTAAGCGGCAATAATCAAGCCAGTCCAGATGCAGTAGAATCAGCCATGTCTATCGTGGGTAACCACACTAAGTCCGCTTTGAGAGAAAAACGTAATCATGGCGGTGCCTCTCAAGTAAATCAAATTATCAATCAATTTGGCGGTACTAGAGCAAATTCGCAAGTTTTATCAACTTTATTTAATAGTTCTCAGCTAGAGGGTATGATTCAGCAAATTACTAGTCGTACTGGTTTAAATGCAGGAACAATTCAATCAATGCTGCCGATTTTAGTTCCTTTAGTCCTAAATTTGTTAAAAACTGGCAATAGTAAAAGCAATATGCAGGGAAATAATTCAATTGCCAGCGCATTTTTAGATTCTGATGGTGACGGTGATGTAGATATGAGAGATGCAATGAGAATGGCATCCCGTTACCTTGGCAGATAA
- a CDS encoding DUF423 domain-containing protein, producing MARIFLAIAAALGGISVILGAFASHALKDRLSERALEIWETGTKYQMYHALALILVALLLTRLSTESVFLIAAGYAFTTGIVLFSGSLYALSLSGVKWLGAITPLGGVAFIVGWACLGVAAWRFE from the coding sequence GTGGCTCGAATTTTTTTGGCGATCGCAGCAGCATTGGGGGGTATATCCGTAATTTTAGGGGCATTTGCTAGTCATGCCCTCAAAGACAGATTGAGTGAGCGCGCCTTAGAGATCTGGGAAACTGGTACAAAATATCAGATGTATCATGCTCTGGCTCTAATTTTAGTGGCATTGCTGCTGACTCGTTTATCTACAGAATCTGTTTTTTTAATAGCAGCGGGATATGCTTTTACTACGGGAATAGTGCTATTTTCTGGTAGCCTGTATGCCCTAAGCTTAAGCGGAGTTAAATGGCTTGGTGCGATTACACCTTTGGGTGGCGTGGCGTTTATTGTTGGTTGGGCTTGTTTAGGAGTGGCAGCCTGGAGATTTGAGTAA
- a CDS encoding citrate synthase, with protein MTATFCEYKPGLEGIPATKSSISSVDGQKGILEYRGIAIEELTKQGSFLETAYLLIWGKLPSEQQLEEFQTEIIYHRRIKYRIRDMMKCFPETGHPMDALQTSAAALGLFYARRALDDPEYIRRAVVRILAKIPTMVAAFHQMRRGNDAIKPNDNLDYAANFLYMLTEKKPHPLEAKVFDVCLTLHAEHTINASTFSAMVTASTLTDPYAVVASAVGTLAGPLHGGANEEVLLMLEDIGSMDNVQPYVENLIANKHKIMGFGHRVYKVKDPRAKILQELAEQLFDATGHDRYYDLALELERVIETKLGHKGIYPNVDFYSGLVYRKLGIPDDLFTPIFAIARVAGWLAHWKEQLAVNRIFRPTQIYTGEHNSPYIPMAER; from the coding sequence ATGACAGCTACATTTTGTGAGTATAAGCCAGGTTTAGAAGGTATTCCAGCGACAAAATCTAGTATTAGCTCTGTTGATGGTCAAAAAGGAATTTTAGAATATCGCGGTATTGCGATCGAAGAATTAACTAAACAAGGTAGTTTTTTAGAAACGGCGTACTTACTTATTTGGGGCAAACTACCTAGCGAACAACAGCTTGAAGAATTCCAGACTGAAATTATATATCATCGTCGAATTAAATATCGGATTCGGGATATGATGAAATGTTTTCCTGAGACTGGACATCCGATGGATGCACTACAAACATCAGCAGCAGCCTTAGGTTTATTTTATGCTCGACGCGCCTTAGACGATCCTGAATATATTAGACGAGCGGTAGTACGTATTCTGGCTAAGATTCCGACTATGGTGGCTGCATTTCACCAGATGCGTCGGGGAAATGATGCCATTAAACCCAACGATAACCTTGATTATGCAGCCAACTTTTTATATATGCTGACGGAGAAAAAACCCCATCCCCTAGAAGCCAAAGTCTTTGATGTCTGTTTAACACTGCACGCAGAACATACAATTAATGCCTCAACTTTTTCGGCTATGGTAACGGCTTCGACTCTTACCGATCCTTACGCGGTAGTTGCTTCGGCAGTAGGAACTTTGGCTGGACCACTTCACGGAGGAGCAAATGAAGAAGTATTGTTGATGTTAGAAGATATTGGTTCAATGGATAATGTTCAGCCCTATGTAGAAAATTTGATAGCCAACAAGCATAAAATTATGGGTTTTGGGCATCGAGTTTATAAGGTAAAAGATCCTAGAGCCAAGATATTACAAGAGTTAGCCGAACAGCTATTCGACGCAACTGGACACGATCGCTATTATGATTTAGCTTTAGAACTAGAAAGGGTAATTGAGACAAAATTAGGACACAAAGGTATATACCCTAACGTGGATTTTTATTCTGGTTTAGTTTACCGCAAGCTAGGCATCCCTGACGATCTGTTTACGCCTATTTTTGCGATCGCTCGTGTGGCTGGCTGGCTAGCACACTGGAAGGAACAGCTTGCTGTAAATAGAATTTTTCGCCCTACCCAAATTTATACAGGGGAACATAATTCTCCCTATATTCCCATGGCAGAAAGATAG
- a CDS encoding ABC transporter ATP-binding protein yields MAHSRLQKLVNYLRPYWRMVLLGGVALVIVNALKVYIPLLIRDSIDQLQGEFSFDQLSRSALWLLFLSAIMWGFRMYSRVSIFGIGRQVEFSLKQRIFQHLLTIEPGYFSDNRSGDLINRATSDVDNIRRLVGFALLSFINIIFAYAFTLPAMLKIDVKLSLLAVAVYPVMLITVQLFSGKMRSYQQDVQVELSNLSELIQEDMSGMALIRIYAQEGQERLAFKEKNQNLLAANLRLARTRNFLFPIIEAISYVSLLILLWLGTAAIANGQITVGDFVALVLFVEGLVFPTALLGFTITAYQQGEVSIDRVEAITQAEPKIKNSSNSIILPLEDIQGEITARNLTYTYPGTHNPALYDLNFTIKPGETVAIVGSIGSGKSTLANAVPRLLNIEPGELFLDNYDITKLDLNTLRKAIAYVPQDSFLFSTSIKNNIRYGEPLSESLEVEQAAKQAQIHPEIMSFPQEYETLVGERGITLSGGQRQRTSLARALLEEAKVLILDDALSSVDNETATRILNSLSPTRAKKTVIFISHQLSAAAMCDRILVMDEGKIVQNGTHESLIKESGLYQSLWQQHQLKEVLN; encoded by the coding sequence ATGGCACATTCAAGGCTACAGAAATTAGTCAATTACCTTCGTCCCTACTGGCGAATGGTTTTATTAGGGGGAGTCGCCCTAGTAATTGTCAATGCTTTAAAGGTTTATATTCCCCTATTAATCCGCGATAGCATCGATCAATTGCAGGGAGAGTTTAGTTTTGATCAATTATCTCGCTCTGCATTATGGCTGCTATTTTTGTCAGCGATAATGTGGGGATTTCGGATGTATTCTCGCGTGTCTATTTTTGGCATAGGTAGACAGGTAGAATTTAGTCTTAAACAGCGAATTTTCCAACATTTACTGACCATTGAACCAGGATATTTTTCGGATAATAGATCGGGCGATCTGATTAATCGCGCTACTAGTGATGTGGATAATATTCGTCGCTTGGTAGGGTTTGCTCTGTTGAGTTTTATCAACATTATTTTCGCCTATGCTTTCACCCTACCAGCGATGCTCAAGATTGACGTGAAGCTTAGTTTATTAGCGGTCGCCGTATATCCAGTCATGTTGATCACGGTACAGTTGTTTAGTGGCAAGATGCGAAGCTACCAACAAGATGTCCAGGTAGAACTTTCTAATTTGAGTGAGCTAATTCAAGAAGACATGAGTGGCATGGCTTTGATTAGGATTTATGCTCAAGAAGGTCAAGAAAGATTAGCATTTAAAGAGAAGAATCAGAACTTATTAGCGGCAAATCTGAGATTAGCTAGAACTAGAAATTTTTTGTTTCCTATCATCGAAGCTATTTCTTACGTCAGCTTATTAATTCTTTTATGGTTGGGTACAGCGGCGATCGCTAATGGACAAATTACTGTGGGTGACTTTGTTGCCTTAGTTTTGTTTGTCGAAGGATTAGTATTTCCTACTGCTTTATTAGGTTTTACGATTACGGCATATCAGCAGGGAGAAGTCAGTATCGATCGAGTAGAAGCAATTACTCAAGCCGAACCCAAAATTAAAAATAGCTCCAACTCCATTATTTTGCCCTTAGAAGACATTCAGGGAGAAATTACCGCACGCAATCTTACTTATACTTATCCAGGTACTCACAACCCTGCTCTATATGATTTAAACTTTACGATTAAGCCTGGAGAAACTGTTGCCATTGTCGGCTCAATTGGCTCTGGTAAATCTACTCTAGCTAATGCTGTTCCCCGCTTGCTAAATATAGAGCCAGGAGAGCTATTTCTTGATAATTACGACATTACCAAGCTAGATCTAAATACTTTAAGAAAAGCGATCGCCTATGTACCTCAAGATAGCTTTTTGTTTAGCACTAGTATTAAAAATAATATTCGCTACGGTGAGCCATTGAGTGAAAGTTTGGAAGTAGAGCAAGCAGCTAAACAGGCTCAAATTCACCCAGAAATTATGTCTTTTCCGCAAGAATACGAAACCTTGGTGGGTGAGCGAGGTATTACTTTATCTGGTGGTCAAAGACAGCGTACTTCTTTGGCAAGAGCCTTATTAGAAGAAGCCAAAGTATTAATTTTAGATGATGCTCTTTCTAGTGTAGATAATGAAACTGCTACCAGAATTCTTAATAGTTTGTCTCCTACAAGAGCTAAAAAAACGGTCATCTTTATCTCTCATCAACTATCAGCAGCGGCAATGTGCGATCGCATTTTAGTGATGGATGAAGGCAAGATTGTGCAAAATGGCACTCATGAAAGTTTGATTAAAGAATCAGGACTATATCAATCTCTGTGGCAACAGCACCAGTTAAAAGAAGTCTTGAATTAA
- a CDS encoding orange carotenoid protein N-terminal domain-containing protein, giving the protein MPYTIDSARNIFSSSTLTADAVPALTARFNQLSAEDQLAWIWFAYLEMGKTVTVAAPGAANMQFAEPTLDAIKAMEFQEQSQMMCDLANHADTEICRTYATWSPNIKLGFWFKLGEWMEQGIVAPIPEGYKLSANANAVLSTLQGLESGQQITALRNTVVDMGFDTGKMGNFKSVSEPVTPPTEMSKRTKVNIEGISNSTILSYMNLLNANDFDELIKLFAEDGALQPPFKKPIVGKDKVYQFFKEECANLKLAPERGVEESAEDGYTQTKVTGKVQTPWFGADVGMNMSWRFLVNSENQIFFVAIDLLASPKELLKLAR; this is encoded by the coding sequence ATGCCATACACTATAGATTCCGCTCGTAACATATTCTCATCAAGTACTTTAACTGCTGATGCAGTACCAGCTTTGACGGCTAGATTTAATCAACTTAGTGCCGAAGATCAACTTGCTTGGATTTGGTTTGCTTACTTAGAAATGGGTAAGACTGTTACTGTTGCTGCCCCTGGTGCAGCTAATATGCAGTTTGCCGAACCTACTCTAGATGCGATTAAAGCAATGGAGTTCCAAGAACAATCTCAGATGATGTGCGATTTGGCTAACCATGCCGATACAGAAATTTGTCGCACCTATGCTACCTGGAGTCCTAACATTAAGTTAGGCTTTTGGTTCAAGCTGGGAGAATGGATGGAGCAAGGTATTGTCGCTCCGATTCCTGAAGGGTATAAACTTTCGGCAAATGCCAATGCTGTCTTAAGTACACTTCAAGGATTAGAGTCTGGTCAACAAATCACGGCACTACGCAACACTGTAGTAGATATGGGATTTGACACTGGTAAGATGGGCAACTTCAAGAGCGTTAGCGAACCAGTTACTCCGCCTACGGAAATGTCCAAAAGAACAAAAGTCAATATAGAGGGCATTAGCAACTCCACTATCTTGAGCTACATGAACTTGTTGAATGCCAATGACTTCGACGAGTTGATTAAGCTGTTTGCTGAAGATGGTGCGCTACAGCCTCCATTTAAAAAGCCAATTGTTGGTAAAGATAAGGTTTATCAGTTTTTCAAGGAAGAATGCGCCAATCTAAAATTAGCACCTGAACGCGGTGTTGAAGAATCAGCCGAAGATGGTTACACTCAAACCAAAGTTACAGGTAAAGTACAGACCCCTTGGTTTGGTGCTGACGTAGGCATGAATATGTCATGGAGATTTTTGGTTAACTCCGAGAACCAAATTTTCTTTGTGGCGATTGATTTGTTAGCATCTCCTAAAGAACTACTTAAGCTAGCTCGTTAG